A region from the uncultured Macellibacteroides sp. genome encodes:
- a CDS encoding TonB-dependent receptor — MHNIFLCTLFFILLTIESGIAQKTKTVSFASGSVTIKEGISQIEKQTGYSIAYEQSGLNLSQVVSLSLKEGDINQALQQLLNDTQYTFKIKGYHIILFIDSEKRKSKMMSKQKQLSFEKIVTKNQEDYTFTGEVVDSISQEALAYSTISLLDKQGNKQAVGITDDKGLFKIKTSQMPSRLVISFVGYSTFSMNIKGNGSVGTIQLSPSVQALKGAIITANFIEHKVDRDVYFVTEKMREKASNAEELLDQIHGVRFDKLTNSIMVGTETAVLLLVDGIQQSAVYIKNLPPNRISKIEVITEPGGRYVSDGYSAIINFILQKDYVGYDINTRNSSMVSLGNNNAGNWLINDQPGIGITYTKNKINTFANYSFAHIQMNTPVWKKQIFSDLLEMYPIKAEVGNANNRYKYKANYVGGGISYQLTPSHSISFQGDYTYQNTEERNRLKYNVLHIKNDIWSQVSTFREDATRDKDYVATVFYKGELLQRLKIYSDFTYNYYSNNVTNEFEHGQYDYSTNAYNESKNYIKFNLEGEYIFSPKLSLNLGYANVWRKYKSENDDNFLYLYYNEWRNQIFNYLQYKVSNILTIKAGVNVEYIRTYSETKNNDWSMLPYFQLNYKANKNVNLNVSYQTNSYYPTLFQLSPLTTVLDSLTRQSGNPELKSAVRHTISAKLTLWNRFTIKPMVKFTPKRISEVYSKGIWDNTLFSSFKNINSKQYVIQATYDQSLGCYFNLSNTLTYYYNKASYQETSNSYNGWMFDSEVGYFNPKWNFGAQIGYYRNIDKSAMLQGYQMINLDSWQITINKQFWQKQASLMITYFPPLSWGVRDELDKEINTPFYTEKQTQSLKPYRDMLMVKFNLRFNSGNVKSLIKQSSTEKEERAKRAVNF; from the coding sequence ATGCACAACATATTCTTGTGTACACTCTTTTTTATACTATTAACAATAGAATCGGGTATAGCACAAAAAACTAAAACAGTATCTTTTGCAAGTGGTAGCGTTACCATTAAAGAGGGAATCAGCCAAATTGAAAAGCAAACAGGTTATAGTATCGCATACGAGCAGTCGGGATTAAATTTATCACAAGTTGTGTCTTTATCTTTAAAAGAAGGAGACATTAATCAAGCATTGCAACAATTACTAAATGACACCCAATATACATTTAAAATTAAAGGTTATCATATTATTCTGTTCATCGATTCGGAGAAACGTAAATCGAAGATGATGTCAAAGCAAAAACAATTGAGTTTTGAAAAGATTGTTACAAAGAATCAGGAAGACTATACTTTTACGGGAGAAGTAGTTGACAGCATCAGCCAAGAAGCGCTTGCTTATTCCACTATCTCTCTACTTGACAAACAAGGAAATAAACAAGCAGTTGGCATAACAGACGACAAAGGTTTGTTTAAAATAAAAACATCTCAAATGCCATCTCGTCTAGTTATCAGTTTTGTTGGATATTCAACCTTCTCAATGAATATAAAAGGAAACGGATCAGTTGGTACAATACAATTATCTCCAAGCGTTCAGGCACTCAAGGGAGCAATAATTACTGCAAACTTTATAGAGCATAAAGTAGACAGAGACGTTTACTTTGTAACCGAAAAAATGAGAGAGAAAGCGTCCAATGCAGAAGAATTATTGGATCAGATACACGGCGTTCGTTTTGACAAGTTGACAAATTCTATTATGGTGGGAACTGAAACGGCTGTGCTTCTCCTGGTAGATGGGATACAACAGTCGGCCGTTTATATTAAAAACCTACCACCTAATCGAATCTCTAAAATCGAAGTAATTACCGAACCTGGTGGACGATACGTATCTGACGGATATTCGGCGATCATTAATTTCATTCTGCAAAAAGATTATGTAGGTTATGACATTAATACGCGCAATTCTTCGATGGTTAGTTTGGGGAATAACAATGCTGGAAACTGGCTAATAAATGATCAACCCGGGATCGGAATAACTTATACTAAGAATAAAATAAATACTTTCGCCAACTATTCCTTTGCGCATATACAGATGAACACGCCCGTTTGGAAAAAACAAATTTTCTCCGATTTATTAGAAATGTATCCTATAAAAGCAGAAGTCGGCAATGCGAATAATCGATATAAATATAAAGCAAATTATGTCGGAGGAGGCATTAGCTATCAGTTAACACCCAGCCATAGCATCTCATTTCAGGGGGATTATACTTACCAAAATACTGAAGAAAGAAACAGATTAAAGTATAATGTCCTACATATAAAAAATGACATTTGGTCGCAAGTGTCCACATTTAGAGAAGATGCAACAAGAGATAAAGATTACGTTGCGACAGTTTTCTATAAAGGCGAATTATTACAACGGCTAAAGATATACAGCGATTTTACTTACAACTATTATTCAAACAATGTAACCAACGAATTCGAGCATGGACAATATGATTACTCAACCAACGCTTATAACGAAAGTAAAAACTATATAAAATTCAATTTGGAAGGAGAGTATATCTTTTCCCCAAAGCTCTCTTTAAATCTTGGCTATGCAAATGTGTGGAGAAAATATAAATCAGAAAACGACGATAACTTTTTATACTTATACTACAATGAATGGAGAAATCAGATTTTTAATTATTTGCAATACAAGGTTAGTAACATATTGACAATTAAAGCCGGAGTCAACGTGGAATATATAAGAACTTACAGCGAAACAAAAAACAACGATTGGAGTATGCTCCCTTATTTTCAATTGAATTATAAAGCAAACAAAAATGTCAACCTGAATGTGTCTTATCAAACCAACAGTTATTACCCTACATTATTCCAGTTAAGCCCACTTACCACAGTTCTTGATTCATTGACAAGGCAATCCGGTAATCCAGAACTAAAATCAGCAGTTCGGCATACCATTTCAGCTAAACTTACCCTGTGGAATAGGTTTACAATTAAACCTATGGTGAAGTTCACCCCCAAGCGCATCAGCGAAGTTTATTCAAAAGGTATCTGGGATAATACATTGTTCAGTTCCTTTAAGAATATTAATAGCAAACAATATGTCATTCAGGCTACTTACGATCAATCCTTAGGCTGCTATTTCAACCTAAGCAATACACTAACATATTATTATAATAAAGCCAGTTATCAAGAAACAAGTAACTCATACAACGGATGGATGTTCGATTCGGAAGTTGGGTATTTCAATCCGAAATGGAATTTCGGTGCGCAGATAGGCTATTATCGCAACATAGACAAAAGCGCGATGCTTCAAGGATATCAGATGATTAATCTCGACTCATGGCAAATCACTATCAACAAGCAATTTTGGCAAAAACAGGCATCGTTAATGATTACTTACTTTCCACCTTTATCATGGGGCGTAAGAGATGAACTAGATAAAGAAATAAATACACCTTTTTACACTGAAAAACAGACTCAGAGCCTAAAACCCTATAGGGATATGCTCATGGTCAAATTCAATTTGAGATTTAACAGTGGAAATGTAAAAAGCTTGATAAAACAATCTTCAACAGAAAAAGAAGAAAGAGCAAAAAGAGCTGTCAATTTTTAA
- a CDS encoding flavodoxin family protein, translating into MKVVAVNGSPHKEGNTYQALNVIGRKLKENGIDFEILHVGNKAVRGCLACGKCSRTRDEKCSITTDPLNEWIQIMKDADGIILSSPVYYSGVAGTMKSFLDRLFYVSLSNGGFFRHKVGAAVVAVRRSGGSSTLDTLNHYLTYSEMMLATSCYWNIIHGTSPGEAVQDDEGVQIMEVLGDNMAWQLKMRAMTKDTLPAPAKVQKVYTNFIR; encoded by the coding sequence ATGAAAGTTGTAGCAGTTAACGGAAGTCCTCACAAAGAAGGCAACACTTATCAAGCACTTAATGTGATTGGAAGGAAATTAAAGGAAAATGGCATAGATTTTGAAATTCTCCATGTGGGAAACAAAGCTGTAAGAGGTTGTCTGGCTTGCGGTAAATGCAGCAGGACAAGAGACGAGAAATGTAGTATTACGACCGATCCGTTAAATGAGTGGATTCAAATAATGAAAGATGCTGATGGCATTATTCTTTCCTCTCCTGTGTACTATTCAGGTGTGGCGGGAACAATGAAAAGCTTTCTAGACCGGTTGTTTTACGTTTCACTTAGCAACGGGGGCTTTTTCCGTCACAAAGTTGGAGCGGCCGTTGTTGCGGTACGTCGTTCTGGAGGTTCGTCTACACTAGATACGTTGAATCATTACCTCACTTACTCCGAAATGATGTTGGCAACTTCCTGTTACTGGAATATTATTCATGGAACAAGTCCGGGCGAAGCTGTTCAGGACGACGAGGGTGTACAAATAATGGAAGTGCTTGGAGATAATATGGCATGGCAACTAAAGATGAGAGCGATGACAAAAGACACGTTACCTGCGCCTGCAAAAGTACAAAAAGTATATACAAACTTTATTAGGTAA